In Pseudonocardia sp. C8, one genomic interval encodes:
- a CDS encoding ribulose bisphosphate carboxylase small subunit has translation MRVTQGTFSYLPDFTDEEISKQIEYCLDNGWPLSVEFTDDPHPRNVYWEMWGLPMFDLKDPAGVLLEVNACRKAKPNHYIRLNAYDARLGRQTVALSFIVQRPAEEPGFQIERQEVADRQIRYTTRAYATDRPAGERYTQG, from the coding sequence ATGCGCGTGACCCAGGGCACCTTCTCCTACCTCCCCGACTTCACCGACGAGGAGATCTCCAAGCAGATCGAGTACTGCCTCGACAACGGCTGGCCGCTGTCGGTCGAGTTCACCGACGACCCGCACCCCCGCAACGTGTACTGGGAGATGTGGGGCCTGCCGATGTTCGACCTGAAGGACCCGGCCGGCGTCCTGCTCGAGGTGAACGCCTGCCGGAAGGCCAAGCCGAACCACTACATCCGGCTCAACGCCTACGACGCCCGGCTCGGCCGCCAGACGGTGGCGCTGTCGTTCATCGTGCAGCGGCCCGCCGAGGAGCCCGGCTTCCAGATCGAGCGGCAGGAGGTCGCCGACCGACAGATCCGCTACACCACCCGCGCCTACGCGACCGATCGTCCGGCCGGGGAACGCTACACCCAGGGGTGA
- a CDS encoding class 1 fructose-bisphosphatase — MLADHTTLAQFLIEERRHHPDAGGDLNSVVLDVAVACKAVANRVALGALRDGLGRSDHTNVQGEVQYKLDILANELFLRLTERGGRLAGAVSEELEEPYVLPAEYGRGKYLLVFDPLDGSSNIDVNVSVGSIFSVLRAPEPGKDATAEDYLQPGTEQVCAGYALYGPATMLVLTTGRGVHAFTLDPALGEFILTRESIQVPRETGEYAINSSNRRFWEPAVRRYVDECLAGRSGPRHRDFNMRWIASLVAETHRILTRGGVFLYPRDTKDPAKPGRLRLLYEANPVAFLIEQAGGAASTGRERILDVAPTGLHQRVPFIFGSADEVALIDRYHREHNDHPYDSPLYGERGLFRVAGG; from the coding sequence ATGCTCGCCGACCACACGACCCTCGCGCAGTTCCTCATCGAGGAGCGGCGTCACCATCCCGATGCCGGCGGTGATCTCAACTCGGTCGTCCTGGACGTGGCGGTGGCCTGCAAGGCGGTCGCCAACCGGGTGGCGCTCGGCGCGCTCCGCGACGGGCTGGGCCGCAGCGACCACACGAACGTCCAGGGCGAGGTCCAGTACAAGCTGGACATCCTCGCCAACGAGCTGTTCCTCCGGCTGACCGAGCGCGGCGGCCGGCTCGCCGGCGCCGTCTCGGAGGAGCTCGAGGAGCCCTACGTGCTCCCCGCCGAGTACGGGCGCGGCAAGTACCTGCTGGTCTTCGACCCGCTGGACGGGTCGTCGAACATCGACGTGAACGTCTCCGTCGGCAGCATCTTCTCCGTGCTGCGCGCCCCCGAGCCGGGGAAGGACGCGACGGCCGAGGACTACCTGCAGCCCGGCACGGAGCAGGTCTGCGCGGGCTACGCGCTGTACGGGCCGGCGACGATGCTGGTGCTCACCACCGGGCGCGGGGTGCACGCGTTCACCCTCGACCCGGCCCTGGGCGAGTTCATCCTCACCCGGGAGTCGATCCAGGTGCCCCGGGAGACCGGCGAGTACGCGATCAACTCCTCGAACCGCAGGTTCTGGGAGCCCGCGGTCCGCCGCTACGTCGACGAGTGCCTCGCCGGCCGGTCCGGGCCGCGGCACCGCGACTTCAACATGCGGTGGATCGCCTCGCTCGTGGCCGAGACGCACCGGATCCTGACCCGGGGCGGGGTGTTCCTCTACCCGCGCGACACGAAGGACCCGGCCAAGCCGGGCCGGCTGCGGCTGCTCTACGAGGCCAACCCGGTCGCGTTCCTCATCGAGCAGGCCGGCGGCGCGGCGAGCACGGGGCGGGAGCGGATCCTCGACGTCGCCCCGACCGGCCTGCACCAGCGCGTGCCGTTCATCTTCGGGTCGGCCGACGAGGTCGCGCTGATCGACCGGTACCACCGCGAGCACAACGACCACCCCTACGACTCCCCGCTCTACGGGGAGCGTGGCCTGTTCCGGGTGGCGGGCGGCTGA
- the cbbX gene encoding CbbX protein, with amino-acid sequence MTAQDETGRVSFGFRQGADPEEDAAPEPLPPGAVVDLSVARREAGIDEVLKSLDSELVGLTPVKTRIEEIASLLLVDRMRERFGITAQRPTLHMCFTGNPGTGKTTVALRMADLLHRLGYLRRGHLVSVTRDDLVGEYVGHTAPKTKEVIKRAMGGVLFIDEAYYLYKAENERDYGSESIEILLQVMEGNRDDLVVILAGYADKMDVFFAANPGMQSRIAHHITFPDYTVSELEEIAVLMTDELSYRFSDEAREVLRRYLERRVGQPWFANARSVRNAMERARLRQARRLVEQDTQVDLQALMTIEAEDLLASRVFREESDTGTVRSA; translated from the coding sequence GTGACCGCACAGGACGAGACGGGCCGCGTCTCCTTCGGGTTCCGCCAGGGCGCGGACCCCGAGGAGGACGCCGCGCCCGAGCCACTTCCCCCCGGCGCCGTGGTCGACCTGAGCGTGGCGCGGCGGGAAGCCGGCATCGACGAGGTGCTGAAGAGCCTGGACAGCGAGCTGGTGGGGCTGACGCCCGTGAAGACCCGCATCGAGGAGATCGCCTCCCTGCTGCTGGTCGACCGGATGCGGGAGCGGTTCGGGATCACCGCGCAGCGTCCGACGCTGCACATGTGCTTCACCGGGAACCCCGGCACCGGCAAGACGACGGTCGCGCTGCGGATGGCCGATCTCCTGCACCGGCTGGGCTACCTGCGCCGGGGGCACCTCGTCAGCGTCACCCGCGACGACCTCGTCGGGGAGTACGTCGGGCACACCGCGCCCAAGACGAAGGAGGTCATCAAGCGGGCGATGGGCGGCGTGCTGTTCATCGACGAGGCGTACTACCTGTACAAGGCGGAGAACGAGCGGGACTACGGCTCGGAGTCCATCGAGATCCTGCTGCAGGTCATGGAGGGCAACCGGGACGACCTGGTCGTCATCCTGGCCGGCTACGCCGACAAGATGGACGTCTTCTTCGCGGCGAACCCGGGGATGCAGAGCCGGATCGCGCACCACATCACGTTCCCGGACTACACCGTCAGCGAGCTGGAGGAGATCGCGGTCCTCATGACCGACGAGCTGTCCTACCGGTTCTCCGACGAGGCACGTGAGGTGCTGCGCCGGTACCTGGAGCGCCGGGTCGGGCAACCGTGGTTCGCCAACGCGCGGAGCGTCCGCAACGCGATGGAGCGGGCCCGGCTGCGGCAGGCGCGTAGGCTCGTCGAGCAGGACACGCAGGTCGACCTGCAGGCGCTCATGACGATCGAGGCGGAAGACCTGCTCGCGAGCCGGGTGTTCCGCGAGGAATCCGACACCGGGACGGTGCGCTCGGCCTGA
- a CDS encoding LysR substrate-binding domain-containing protein: protein MTTNARLRALVELADTGSVRRAAERLVVTESSVSSAVGILAAEVGTPLVTRQGRGVRLTPAGERYAEYARRILGLHDEAVLAARTEADPEHGAVRIGAVTTAGEFLIPGMLTSFRAKHPGVVLHLEVAPRGLVWPMLARHEVDLVVAGRPPQDLYAARAQAVRPNDLIVVGNPDERAGFDPARVTWLLREPASGMRATCTALLETLDVAPPQMTLGSNGAVIAAAVAGLGITLVSREAVRRELASGALVELPVPGVPLDRPWHLVSQPRPTSSTRLLIEHVLAAPELGWSGSGS from the coding sequence GTGACGACCAACGCCAGGTTGCGCGCGCTGGTCGAGCTGGCTGACACCGGCTCGGTCCGCCGCGCGGCCGAACGCCTGGTCGTCACCGAGTCGTCGGTCTCGTCGGCCGTCGGCATCCTGGCCGCCGAGGTCGGCACGCCGCTCGTGACCCGGCAGGGTCGCGGGGTCCGGCTGACCCCGGCCGGGGAGCGCTACGCCGAGTACGCCCGCCGCATCCTCGGCCTGCACGACGAGGCCGTGCTGGCGGCCCGCACGGAGGCGGACCCCGAGCACGGCGCGGTCCGGATCGGCGCCGTCACCACCGCGGGCGAGTTCCTCATCCCCGGCATGCTGACCTCGTTCCGGGCCAAGCATCCCGGTGTGGTGCTGCACCTGGAGGTGGCGCCCCGCGGGCTGGTCTGGCCCATGCTGGCGCGGCACGAGGTGGACCTGGTGGTGGCCGGGCGGCCGCCCCAGGACCTGTACGCGGCCAGGGCGCAGGCCGTCCGCCCGAACGACCTGATCGTGGTCGGCAACCCCGACGAACGTGCCGGGTTCGACCCCGCACGGGTCACCTGGCTGCTCCGCGAGCCGGCGTCCGGGATGCGGGCCACCTGCACCGCCCTCCTGGAGACCCTGGACGTCGCACCCCCGCAGATGACGCTGGGGTCCAACGGTGCCGTCATCGCCGCCGCCGTCGCGGGGCTCGGCATCACGCTCGTCTCCCGGGAGGCCGTCCGCCGGGAGCTGGCCTCGGGTGCGCTGGTCGAGCTGCCGGTCCCCGGGGTCCCGCTCGACCGGCCGTGGCACCTGGTGAGCCAGCCGCGGCCGACGTCGTCGACCCGGCTGCTGATCGAGCACGTGCTCGCCGCACCCGAGCTCGGGTGGTCGGGGAGCGGGTCCTGA
- a CDS encoding phosphoribulokinase, with product MSRRYPIVSVTGSSGAGTTSVMRTFKQIFRREGVDAAFVEGDSFHRYDRAEMKAAMRDAHDRGDHAFSHFGAEANLFDQLEELFRTYGETGTGKVRKYLHDDVEAAPYGQEPGTFTPWESLPPDTDLLFYEGLHGAVVTDGVDIARHPDLKIGVVPVINLEWIQKLHRDKASRGYSTEAVTETILRRMPDYVNYMCPQFTHTDVNFQRVPVVDTSNPFIARTIPTADESMLIIRFRDPHGIDFPYLLSMLHDSFMSRPNTIVCPGGKMDLAMQLIFTPMIMRLMERKRAASVG from the coding sequence ATGTCACGCAGGTACCCGATCGTGTCGGTGACCGGATCGTCCGGCGCCGGCACGACGTCGGTGATGCGCACGTTCAAGCAGATCTTCCGGCGGGAGGGGGTCGACGCCGCGTTCGTCGAGGGCGACAGCTTCCACCGGTACGACCGTGCCGAGATGAAGGCGGCCATGCGCGACGCGCACGACCGCGGTGACCACGCCTTCAGCCATTTCGGCGCGGAGGCGAACCTCTTCGACCAGCTCGAGGAGCTCTTCCGCACCTACGGCGAGACGGGCACGGGCAAGGTGCGCAAGTACCTGCACGACGACGTGGAAGCGGCGCCGTACGGGCAGGAGCCCGGGACGTTCACGCCCTGGGAGAGCCTGCCGCCCGACACGGACCTGCTCTTCTACGAGGGCCTGCACGGCGCCGTCGTGACCGACGGCGTCGACATCGCCCGGCATCCCGATCTCAAGATCGGCGTCGTCCCGGTGATCAACCTCGAGTGGATCCAGAAGCTGCACCGGGACAAGGCGTCCCGCGGGTACAGCACGGAGGCGGTGACCGAGACGATACTGCGCCGGATGCCGGACTACGTGAACTACATGTGCCCGCAGTTCACGCACACCGACGTGAACTTCCAGCGGGTGCCCGTGGTCGACACGTCGAACCCGTTCATCGCGCGCACCATCCCGACCGCGGACGAGTCGATGCTGATCATCCGGTTCCGCGACCCGCACGGGATCGACTTCCCGTACCTGCTGTCGATGCTGCACGACTCGTTCATGTCGCGTCCCAACACGATCGTCTGCCCGGGCGGGAAGATGGACCTCGCCATGCAGCTCATCTTCACGCCGATGATCATGCGGCTGATGGAGCGGAAGCGGGCCGCCTCGGTGGGCTGA
- a CDS encoding form I ribulose bisphosphate carboxylase large subunit gives MSNRWNAGVIPYAEMGYWQPDYVPKDTDVLCTFRITPQEGVPPEEAGAAVAGESSTATWTVVWTDRLTAHEHYQAKCYKVEAVAGTPGQYIAWIAYDIDLFEEGSIANLTSSIIGNVFGFKPLKALRLEDMRIPVAYVKTFQGPAHGIIMEREYLNKYGRPLLGATTKPKLGLSARNYGRVVYEALRGGLDFVKDDENINSQPFMRWRDRYLFVMEAVNRAQAETGEIKGHYLNVTAGTMEEMYERANFAKELGSVIIMIDLTIGYTAIQSMANWARANGMILHLHRAGHGTFTRQKTHGISFRVISKWMRLAGVDHIHAGTVVGKLEGDKNTTLGFYDTLRKNYIDADPVKGLYFDQDWQSLPPVMPVASGGIHAGQMHQLVDLFGDDVVLQFGGGTIGHPMGIAAGAEANRVALEATIKARNEGVDLLKEGENILKKAAGKNRALDMALATWGDITFNYESTDTADVVATPTTA, from the coding sequence ATGTCGAACCGATGGAACGCCGGGGTCATCCCCTACGCCGAGATGGGCTACTGGCAGCCGGACTACGTCCCGAAGGACACGGACGTGCTCTGCACGTTCCGCATCACCCCCCAGGAGGGAGTGCCGCCGGAGGAGGCGGGCGCCGCGGTCGCGGGCGAGTCGAGCACCGCGACCTGGACCGTCGTCTGGACCGACCGGCTCACCGCGCACGAGCACTACCAGGCCAAGTGCTACAAGGTCGAGGCGGTCGCCGGCACGCCCGGCCAGTACATCGCCTGGATCGCCTACGACATCGACCTCTTCGAAGAGGGCTCGATCGCGAACCTCACGAGCTCGATCATCGGCAACGTGTTCGGGTTCAAGCCGCTGAAGGCGTTGCGGCTCGAGGACATGCGCATCCCGGTGGCCTACGTGAAGACCTTCCAGGGTCCCGCGCACGGCATCATCATGGAGCGCGAGTACCTGAACAAGTACGGCCGTCCGCTGCTCGGCGCGACCACGAAGCCGAAGCTGGGCCTGTCGGCACGCAACTACGGCCGCGTCGTCTACGAGGCCCTCCGTGGGGGCCTGGACTTCGTCAAGGACGACGAGAACATCAACTCGCAGCCGTTCATGCGCTGGCGCGACCGGTACCTGTTCGTGATGGAGGCGGTCAACCGGGCGCAGGCCGAGACCGGTGAGATCAAGGGTCACTACCTCAACGTCACCGCCGGGACGATGGAGGAGATGTACGAGCGGGCGAACTTCGCCAAGGAGCTCGGCTCGGTCATCATCATGATCGACCTGACGATCGGCTACACCGCGATCCAGTCGATGGCGAACTGGGCCCGGGCCAACGGCATGATCCTGCACCTGCACCGGGCCGGGCACGGCACGTTCACCCGGCAGAAGACCCACGGCATCAGCTTCCGGGTCATCTCCAAGTGGATGCGCCTGGCCGGGGTGGACCACATCCACGCCGGGACGGTCGTCGGCAAGCTCGAGGGCGACAAGAACACGACCCTCGGGTTCTACGACACGCTGCGCAAGAACTACATCGACGCCGACCCGGTCAAGGGCCTGTACTTCGACCAGGACTGGCAGTCCCTGCCCCCGGTGATGCCGGTGGCCTCCGGCGGCATCCACGCCGGCCAGATGCACCAGCTGGTGGACCTCTTCGGCGACGACGTCGTCCTGCAGTTCGGCGGCGGCACCATCGGCCACCCGATGGGGATCGCGGCCGGCGCCGAGGCGAACCGCGTGGCGCTCGAGGCGACCATCAAGGCGCGCAACGAGGGCGTCGACCTCCTCAAGGAGGGCGAGAACATCCTCAAGAAGGCGGCGGGCAAGAACCGCGCCCTCGACATGGCCCTGGCGACGTGGGGCGACATCACGTTCAACTACGAGTCCACCGACACCGCCGACGTCGTCGCCACCCCGACGACCGCCTGA
- a CDS encoding OFA family MFS transporter translates to MTAGFLERRRIVARPGWSRWLVPPAALSIHLAIGQAYAWSVFKSPLEAGLGISGVASALPFTLGIIMLGLSAAVFGTKVDTNGPRWAMVVATSCFVSGFLISSLGLYLGQYWMVVLGYGVIGGIGLGVGYISPVSTLMKWFPDRPGLATGIAIMGFGGGALIASPLTAALLSAFGATGPEPAVNGIATTFLVMGLIYAVFMSVGWLLIRVPADDWQPPGWSPEHAAIHGPTTKGQVSAANAIKTPQFWLLWVVLTFNVTAGIGILERAAPIYKDFFPEATTPTALAAAAAGFVAMLSLANSLGRILWSTTSDWAGRKNMYRMYLGVGALLYLTVTFTTNSNKVVFLICCILILSFYGAGFATVPAYLRDLFGTYQVGAIHGRLLTAWSTAGVLGPVIVNAVADAQIAQGVQGPDRYTTAFYIMIGLLAVGFVCNELIRPVHPRFHQPEDTSTPAEARA, encoded by the coding sequence ATGACTGCAGGATTCCTGGAACGGCGGCGGATCGTCGCCCGACCGGGCTGGAGCCGGTGGTTGGTTCCCCCGGCTGCGCTGTCGATCCACCTCGCGATCGGACAGGCCTACGCGTGGAGCGTGTTCAAGTCCCCGCTCGAGGCGGGCCTGGGCATCTCGGGCGTGGCCAGCGCGCTGCCCTTCACCCTCGGCATCATCATGCTGGGCCTGTCCGCCGCCGTGTTCGGCACCAAGGTGGACACCAACGGCCCGCGGTGGGCGATGGTGGTCGCCACGTCCTGCTTCGTGTCCGGGTTCCTCATCTCGTCGCTCGGCCTGTACCTGGGCCAGTACTGGATGGTGGTGCTCGGCTACGGGGTCATCGGCGGGATCGGGCTGGGCGTCGGCTACATCTCGCCGGTCTCCACGCTCATGAAGTGGTTCCCGGACCGGCCCGGCCTGGCCACCGGCATCGCCATCATGGGATTCGGCGGCGGCGCGCTCATCGCCTCCCCGCTCACGGCGGCTCTGCTGTCCGCCTTCGGTGCGACCGGCCCGGAGCCGGCCGTCAACGGCATCGCCACGACGTTCCTCGTCATGGGACTGATCTACGCGGTGTTCATGTCCGTGGGCTGGCTGCTGATCCGGGTGCCCGCCGACGACTGGCAGCCCCCGGGCTGGAGCCCCGAGCACGCCGCCATCCACGGCCCGACCACGAAGGGCCAGGTGTCGGCGGCCAACGCCATCAAGACACCGCAGTTCTGGCTGCTCTGGGTGGTCCTGACCTTCAACGTCACCGCGGGCATCGGCATCCTGGAGCGTGCGGCGCCGATCTACAAGGACTTCTTCCCGGAGGCCACCACACCGACCGCGCTGGCCGCGGCGGCCGCCGGGTTCGTCGCGATGCTGTCGCTGGCCAACTCGCTCGGCCGGATCCTGTGGTCGACGACCTCGGACTGGGCCGGGCGCAAGAACATGTACCGGATGTACCTGGGTGTCGGGGCGCTGCTCTACCTGACGGTCACGTTCACGACGAACAGCAACAAGGTCGTCTTCCTGATCTGCTGCATCCTGATCCTCTCGTTCTACGGCGCCGGATTCGCGACCGTGCCCGCCTACCTGCGTGACCTGTTCGGCACCTACCAGGTCGGCGCCATCCACGGGCGGCTGCTCACGGCCTGGTCCACCGCGGGCGTGCTGGGTCCGGTCATCGTGAACGCGGTCGCCGACGCCCAGATCGCGCAGGGCGTCCAGGGGCCCGACCGCTACACGACCGCCTTCTACATCATGATCGGGCTGCTGGCGGTCGGCTTCGTCTGCAACGAGCTGATCCGGCCGGTCCACCCCCGCTTCCACCAGCCCGAGGACACCAGCACACCCGCGGAGGCACGCGCATGA
- the rph gene encoding rifamycin-inactivating phosphotransferase, producing MEYVVGLDEVGQGQVAEVGGKAANLGELTRLDGIRVPQGFVVTVDAFRRVVAGARPVEVAIGRLAGLAPDDRAAIGTVSAGIRRVIHELPLPDDLVAAIGRRIARLGGQTACAVRSSATAEDLPTASFAGQQDSYLDVVGPEAILEHVRRCWASLFTERAVSYRLRNGVDHGHVHMAVVVQEMVFPQAAGILFTADPVTSNRKLATVEAVRGLGDTLVAGRVNGDTYTVRDDEVVARTVEPQQRPVLTDAQVVRLVRLGRRVEAHFGRPQDIEWCLAGEVVHIVQSRPITTVFPVPATGDDENHVYISVGHQQMMTDPMKPLGISLWQLTTPLPMAEAGGRLFVDVADALAAPASRARILDGAGRSDPLIGDALRTLLERGDVVRALPDEGRAGAVPDSSPELIEADPALVTELVDHTRASLAAVERGIRTRSGPELFDFVLADIAELRRILFDRRGHQVITTGMEAAWWLNDHLHAWLGEKNVADTLTRSVPHNVTSEMGLALLDVADVIRPNPDVVAFLQEVERSGADDFLDELGAVAGGREARAALRNFLDRYGMRCVGEIDITRPRWSERPATLVPTVLGNVRNHEQGAGRRRFEQGRQQALAKERDVLHRLRALPDGRRKAEETRRMIDRVRTFAGYREYPKYGMICRYFVYKRALLREAEHLVRAGVLREAEDAFHLRFEEFREAVRTRRVDDRLIRARKDEFRAHRALTPPRVFTSDGEVVTGTYRRDGLPAGALAGLAVSAGTVEGRARVVTDIARADLDAGDVLVTAYTDPSWTPLFVGIAGLVTEVGGLMTHGAVIAREYGLPAVVGVEDATRLIRDGQRIRVHGTDGYVELLS from the coding sequence GTGGAGTACGTGGTGGGCCTCGACGAGGTCGGGCAGGGACAGGTCGCCGAGGTCGGCGGCAAGGCGGCCAACCTGGGTGAGCTGACCCGGCTCGACGGCATCCGGGTGCCACAGGGCTTCGTGGTGACGGTGGACGCGTTCCGGCGGGTCGTGGCCGGGGCGCGGCCGGTCGAGGTCGCGATCGGACGGTTGGCCGGCCTGGCGCCGGACGACCGCGCGGCGATCGGCACGGTGAGCGCCGGGATCCGCCGGGTGATCCACGAGCTCCCCCTTCCCGACGATCTCGTGGCGGCAATCGGCCGCCGGATCGCCCGGCTCGGCGGGCAGACGGCCTGCGCGGTCAGGTCCAGCGCGACCGCGGAGGACCTGCCGACCGCGTCCTTCGCAGGTCAGCAGGACTCCTATCTGGACGTCGTGGGGCCGGAGGCGATCCTCGAGCACGTCCGGCGGTGCTGGGCGTCGCTGTTCACCGAGCGGGCGGTGAGCTACCGGCTGCGCAACGGCGTCGACCACGGACACGTGCACATGGCCGTCGTCGTGCAGGAGATGGTGTTCCCGCAGGCGGCCGGGATCCTGTTCACGGCGGACCCGGTGACTTCGAACCGGAAGCTCGCCACCGTGGAGGCCGTCCGGGGCCTCGGCGACACGCTGGTCGCCGGGCGGGTGAACGGCGACACCTACACCGTGCGCGACGACGAGGTCGTCGCGAGGACGGTCGAGCCGCAGCAGCGTCCGGTGCTGACCGACGCGCAGGTCGTGCGCCTGGTCCGGCTCGGCCGCCGGGTCGAAGCGCACTTCGGCCGGCCCCAGGACATCGAATGGTGCCTGGCGGGCGAGGTCGTCCACATCGTGCAGAGCCGGCCGATCACCACGGTGTTCCCGGTCCCGGCGACCGGCGACGACGAGAACCACGTCTACATCTCCGTCGGTCACCAGCAGATGATGACCGACCCGATGAAGCCCCTCGGCATCTCGCTCTGGCAGCTGACGACTCCCCTGCCGATGGCCGAGGCCGGTGGCCGGTTGTTCGTCGACGTCGCCGACGCCCTGGCGGCACCGGCGAGCCGCGCGCGCATCCTGGACGGCGCCGGACGGTCCGATCCGCTGATCGGGGACGCGCTGCGGACCCTCCTCGAACGCGGCGACGTCGTCCGGGCGCTCCCGGACGAGGGCCGCGCCGGTGCGGTGCCGGACAGCAGCCCGGAGCTGATCGAGGCCGATCCGGCGCTCGTCACCGAACTCGTCGATCACACCCGGGCGTCCCTCGCCGCCGTGGAACGGGGCATCCGCACCCGGTCCGGGCCGGAGCTGTTCGACTTCGTGCTGGCCGACATCGCGGAGCTGCGGCGGATCCTGTTCGACCGGCGCGGCCATCAGGTGATCACGACGGGGATGGAGGCGGCCTGGTGGCTCAACGACCACCTCCACGCGTGGCTCGGCGAGAAGAACGTGGCCGACACGCTCACCCGGTCCGTTCCGCACAACGTGACGTCGGAGATGGGGCTGGCCCTGCTGGACGTCGCGGACGTGATCCGGCCGAACCCGGACGTCGTCGCGTTCCTGCAGGAGGTCGAACGCAGCGGGGCCGACGACTTCCTCGACGAGCTCGGGGCGGTCGCGGGCGGGCGCGAGGCGCGAGCCGCGCTGCGGAACTTCCTCGACCGGTACGGCATGCGCTGCGTCGGCGAGATCGACATCACGCGGCCACGCTGGAGCGAGCGGCCGGCCACGCTCGTCCCCACGGTCCTCGGCAACGTCCGGAACCACGAGCAGGGCGCCGGCAGGCGGCGCTTCGAGCAGGGACGGCAGCAGGCACTGGCGAAGGAACGGGACGTGCTGCACCGCCTGCGGGCCCTCCCCGACGGGCGGCGGAAGGCCGAGGAGACCAGGCGGATGATCGACCGCGTCCGCACCTTCGCCGGGTACCGGGAGTACCCCAAGTACGGCATGATCTGCCGCTACTTCGTCTACAAGCGAGCGCTGCTGCGGGAGGCCGAACACCTCGTGCGGGCCGGCGTGCTGCGTGAGGCCGAGGACGCCTTCCACCTCCGCTTCGAGGAGTTCCGCGAGGCCGTGCGCACGCGCCGGGTGGACGACCGGCTGATCCGGGCCCGGAAGGACGAGTTCCGGGCGCACCGGGCGCTCACGCCACCCCGGGTGTTCACCTCGGACGGCGAGGTCGTCACGGGCACCTACCGTCGCGACGGCCTTCCGGCCGGGGCGCTGGCCGGCCTGGCCGTCTCCGCCGGCACCGTGGAAGGGCGGGCCCGGGTCGTCACCGACATCGCACGGGCCGACCTCGACGCCGGCGACGTCCTGGTCACCGCGTACACCGACCCCAGCTGGACCCCGCTGTTCGTCGGGATCGCGGGACTGGTCACGGAGGTGGGCGGCCTGATGACCCACGGCGCGGTGATCGCGCGGGAGTACGGCCTGCCGGCCGTCGTCGGGGTGGAGGACGCGACCCGGCTGATCCGCGACGGGCAGCGCATCCGCGTGCACGGGACGGACGGGTACGTCGAGCTCCTGTCCTGA
- a CDS encoding response regulator, whose translation MTAVPGTHLSGPADARLPTPPPDAPIRIVVIDDHEMVIAGITAMLEPYHQRVEVVATSTTPGDAVPLVTELRPDLVLCDVDPQELAGPGLCRTLADRLPGCRVVLLTDREEERHLFTALRAGAAGYILKSVGGAELVRSLEVVHAGTTVIDPVLAGRTLRRAAQQLSDESWPGMRQGLTHRESEVLSMTVAGLSARGVANRLAVDDRAVGVHLRSIYRKLDVDDRAGAVAAARRTGILV comes from the coding sequence GTGACGGCCGTTCCCGGTACCCACCTTTCCGGCCCGGCCGACGCTCGCCTCCCCACACCACCCCCGGACGCTCCCATCAGGATCGTCGTGATCGACGACCACGAGATGGTCATCGCCGGCATCACGGCGATGCTGGAGCCGTACCACCAGCGGGTGGAGGTGGTCGCCACGTCCACGACGCCCGGGGACGCCGTCCCCCTCGTGACGGAGCTCCGGCCCGACCTGGTGCTCTGCGACGTCGACCCGCAGGAGCTGGCGGGGCCGGGCCTCTGCCGGACCCTGGCGGACCGGCTGCCCGGCTGCCGGGTCGTGCTGCTGACCGACCGCGAGGAGGAGCGCCACCTCTTCACCGCCCTGCGGGCCGGTGCTGCCGGCTACATCCTCAAGAGCGTCGGCGGAGCGGAGCTGGTGCGGTCGCTGGAGGTCGTGCACGCCGGGACCACCGTGATCGATCCGGTGCTGGCCGGCCGCACCCTGCGCAGGGCCGCCCAGCAGCTCAGCGACGAGTCCTGGCCGGGCATGCGGCAGGGACTGACCCACCGCGAGAGCGAGGTGCTGTCGATGACGGTGGCCGGGCTCTCCGCTCGTGGCGTCGCCAACCGGCTCGCGGTCGACGACCGCGCCGTCGGCGTCCATCTCCGTTCCATCTATCGCAAGCTCGACGTGGACGACCGGGCCGGAGCCGTCGCGGCGGCCCGACGCACCGGCATCCTGGTGTAA